In Dehalococcoidia bacterium, a single window of DNA contains:
- a CDS encoding AIR synthase family protein, with translation MSELPEIGKISPEIFSELIFPRLGAKSECVLIGPQHGVDVGIVEIGDKAVALTTDPVFIVPEYGWERAAWFAIHILASDAVTSGLKPCFMAIDLNLPMEMTKGELDIVWDTMHRECEKLGISIVCGHTARYENCHYPMVGGATVLSVGEKDEYVTPKMAKAGDKIIVTKGPAIEATGIFATMFPKLIEKEFGAGFSQRAQEIFYKMSVVEDAMTAVSVGVRDAGVTAMHDATECGIWGGLYEIAQAADLGARVVREKIVVEECVREVCQYFDLDPYAAISEGTLIITCREYKAQEVVKELTRKGIAASIVGELIDQGHGMILVEEGKERRLEHPRVDPFWNAFYSALERHASVER, from the coding sequence GTGAGCGAACTCCCTGAGATCGGCAAGATCTCACCCGAAATCTTCAGTGAGTTGATATTCCCACGCCTGGGTGCCAAGAGCGAATGCGTTCTCATAGGACCCCAGCACGGTGTAGACGTCGGCATCGTGGAGATTGGAGACAAGGCGGTGGCGCTGACCACTGACCCGGTATTTATCGTCCCCGAATATGGGTGGGAGCGGGCTGCCTGGTTTGCCATTCATATTCTAGCTTCAGATGCGGTGACCAGTGGACTGAAACCATGCTTCATGGCCATAGACCTAAACCTCCCCATGGAGATGACCAAAGGAGAGTTGGATATAGTCTGGGATACGATGCATAGAGAGTGCGAGAAGTTGGGTATCTCCATCGTTTGCGGTCATACCGCCCGATACGAAAACTGCCATTACCCCATGGTGGGTGGAGCCACGGTGCTCAGCGTGGGTGAAAAGGATGAATACGTTACCCCCAAGATGGCGAAGGCCGGAGACAAGATAATAGTCACCAAGGGGCCAGCCATCGAGGCAACGGGTATCTTCGCTACCATGTTTCCCAAGCTAATAGAAAAGGAATTCGGGGCTGGCTTCAGCCAACGGGCACAGGAGATATTTTACAAGATGTCGGTAGTGGAGGACGCAATGACCGCAGTGAGCGTAGGGGTGAGGGATGCTGGGGTCACCGCGATGCACGATGCTACCGAGTGTGGCATATGGGGTGGTCTATACGAGATCGCTCAAGCAGCGGATTTAGGGGCGAGAGTGGTGAGGGAAAAGATCGTGGTCGAGGAGTGTGTAAGGGAGGTATGCCAGTATTTTGACCTCGACCCTTATGCTGCCATCAGCGAGGGGACATTGATCATCACCTGTCGTGAGTACAAGGCTCAGGAAGTGGTCAAGGAGCTAACACGAAAAGGGATCGCCGCATCTATTGTTGGGGAACTGATAGATCAGGGTCATGGCATGATCCTGGTGGAAGAGGGAAAGGAGAGGAGGCTGGAGCACCCCAGGGTAGACCCCTTCTGGAACGCCTTCTATAGCGCTCTTGAAAGACATGCCAGTGTGGAGAGGTAA
- the nifU gene encoding Fe-S cluster assembly scaffold protein NifU has translation MYSEQVMEHFMNPRNVGEIDNPDGIGHVGNPVCGDIMELYIKVEDGTIVDAKFKTFGCGAAIATSSMVTELVKGKSVEEALKISNRAVAEALGGLPPIKMHCSVLAEEALKSAIDDYLNKSKGGEGERTP, from the coding sequence ATGTACAGCGAGCAGGTGATGGAGCACTTCATGAATCCCAGGAACGTAGGGGAAATAGACAACCCTGACGGTATAGGGCATGTGGGGAACCCGGTGTGCGGCGATATCATGGAGCTATACATCAAGGTAGAGGATGGTACCATCGTAGATGCCAAATTTAAAACCTTTGGCTGTGGTGCGGCCATTGCCACCAGCAGCATGGTCACCGAACTGGTGAAGGGGAAGAGCGTGGAGGAAGCGCTTAAAATATCAAATCGGGCGGTGGCCGAGGCCCTGGGTGGGCTGCCACCGATTAAGATGCACTGCTCTGTCCTTGCCGAGGAAGCGCTTAAATCCGCCATAGATGATTATCTAAATAAATCGAAAGGAGGTGAAGGTGAGCGAACTCCCTGA
- the nifS gene encoding cysteine desulfurase NifS, producing the protein MRRIYLDYAATTPTHPEVVEAMLAYLSDVFGNPSSIHSFGQEAKAVVEESRDKIAALVGARSEEIVFTSGGTEADNFAIKGIAYANEGKGNHIITTTIEHPAVMETCKFLQKRGFEVTYLPVDSYGLVDPQDVKKAISDKTILISVMHANNEVGTIEPIAEIGKIAREKGIYFHTDAVQAVGHIPVKVDELGIDLLAMSAHKLYGPTGVGALYIRKGAKLIPFMHGGEQERRRRAGTENVPAIVGFGKAAEIAQGEIETEAKRLIYLRDKLIKGLVEQIEHIRLNGHPTQRLPNNVNVSIEFVEGESMLLNLDLEGIAASTGSACSSSSLEPSYVLLAMGLSHELAHGSLRFSLGRETTEEDIARVLEVLPRIITKLRAMSPMLKSGI; encoded by the coding sequence GTGAGAAGGATTTACCTCGATTACGCTGCTACAACGCCCACGCACCCTGAGGTGGTTGAGGCGATGCTGGCCTATCTCAGCGATGTCTTTGGCAATCCCTCCAGCATCCATTCCTTTGGCCAGGAGGCAAAGGCGGTTGTGGAGGAGTCAAGGGATAAAATCGCTGCCCTTGTGGGCGCCAGAAGCGAAGAGATTGTATTCACCAGCGGGGGGACGGAGGCGGACAATTTCGCTATAAAAGGGATCGCCTATGCCAATGAGGGCAAAGGCAACCACATCATCACCACCACCATCGAGCACCCCGCTGTCATGGAGACCTGCAAGTTCCTCCAGAAGCGCGGGTTTGAAGTAACCTACCTTCCCGTAGATAGCTATGGCCTGGTGGATCCCCAGGATGTTAAAAAGGCGATCAGCGATAAGACCATCCTGATCTCGGTGATGCATGCCAACAATGAGGTAGGGACCATAGAGCCGATAGCGGAGATCGGTAAGATCGCTCGGGAGAAAGGGATATATTTTCATACCGACGCGGTGCAAGCAGTGGGGCATATCCCGGTAAAGGTGGATGAGCTGGGCATCGATCTGCTGGCGATGTCGGCCCACAAACTCTACGGGCCCACAGGAGTGGGAGCGCTATACATCAGAAAGGGCGCCAAGCTCATCCCCTTCATGCATGGCGGGGAGCAAGAGCGAAGGCGTCGGGCGGGCACCGAGAACGTCCCCGCGATTGTTGGCTTTGGCAAGGCGGCGGAGATAGCGCAGGGGGAGATTGAAACCGAAGCGAAACGCCTGATTTACCTTCGTGACAAACTGATAAAAGGTCTTGTGGAGCAGATAGAGCACATCCGTCTTAACGGCCATCCCACACAGAGGCTGCCCAATAATGTCAATGTGAGCATTGAGTTTGTGGAGGGGGAATCGATGCTGCTCAATCTGGATCTTGAAGGGATCGCTGCCTCCACCGGCTCTGCCTGCAGTTCCAGCAGCCTTGAGCCCTCCTACGTGCTTCTGGCGATGGGGCTCTCCCATGAGCTGGCCCATGGCTCGCTCCGGTTTAGCCTGGGTCGGGAGACAACTGAAGAGGATATCGCCCGCGTCCTCGAGGTATTACCGAGAATTATTACCAAGCTGCGCGCTATGTCCCCAATGTTAAAGAGCGGCATATAG
- a CDS encoding MoaD/ThiS family protein: MEVKANDALECLTNLTAQFPSLRRWLYNKQGEVATHVHIFINGKQASVDELLNDGDELLILLAVSGG; encoded by the coding sequence ATGGAGGTAAAAGCGAATGATGCCTTGGAGTGCCTTACAAACCTGACAGCTCAATTCCCGTCCTTGAGGCGATGGCTCTATAACAAGCAGGGGGAGGTGGCCACTCACGTTCATATTTTTATCAATGGAAAGCAGGCTTCCGTCGATGAATTATTAAACGATGGCGATGAACTCTTAATCTTGCTTGCAGTTTCTGGAGGATAA
- a CDS encoding NIL domain-containing protein: MAKRRVMFTFPQELIGEPIIYNLGVQFKVMTNIRRADVSEDKGWVVLELEGEEKDIEQGIAWVTAKGVRVDPVTGDVVEG; the protein is encoded by the coding sequence ATGGCAAAGAGACGAGTAATGTTTACCTTTCCCCAGGAGTTGATCGGTGAACCTATTATCTACAACCTTGGTGTTCAGTTCAAGGTGATGACCAATATCCGCCGCGCCGATGTATCCGAGGATAAGGGCTGGGTAGTACTAGAACTGGAGGGGGAAGAAAAAGACATCGAGCAGGGGATCGCCTGGGTGACTGCCAAGGGGGTGAGGGTCGACCCTGTCACCGGCGACGTAGTGGAGGGCTGA
- a CDS encoding threonine synthase, which produces MSYVRALSCRKCGREYPAEPINLCDFCFSPLEVIYDYKSMSKTVSRKRLSSGPVGMWRYSDLLPVESEVVDIGTGFTPLVKADNLGRELGLEQLYIKNDCLNPTYSFKDRVVSVAITKAREFGFDTVACASTGNLAASVAAHAAQANMKSYVFVPSDVEQGKLVGIAIYNPVLIAVDGSYDDVNRLCTKVAERYNWGFININLRPYYAEGSKTLAYEVAEQLGWRAPQCVVAPSASGLLFTRIWKGLDELSMLGLIEPVNTHMYLTQAAGCSPIVNAFEAGSLHVHPVKPNTIAKSIAIGNPADGYYALRVARQSGGAACAVTDEELVAGMKLLAQTEGIFAETAGGVVVAGLKKLAASGTIKKDELTVAFITGAGLKTQEVVSDAVKPLIIQPALESFEEVLGERVTV; this is translated from the coding sequence GTGTCCTATGTTAGAGCGTTAAGTTGCCGAAAGTGCGGGCGGGAGTATCCAGCGGAGCCTATCAATTTGTGTGATTTCTGCTTCAGCCCGCTGGAGGTAATCTATGATTACAAGTCCATGTCTAAGACTGTGAGCCGGAAGAGGCTGTCAAGCGGGCCGGTGGGCATGTGGCGCTATAGTGACCTACTGCCGGTGGAAAGCGAGGTGGTGGATATCGGCACCGGCTTTACCCCTCTGGTCAAAGCCGATAACCTGGGGCGGGAGTTGGGACTGGAGCAGCTCTACATCAAGAATGATTGCCTGAATCCGACATACTCTTTCAAGGATCGGGTGGTCTCGGTGGCGATCACCAAGGCGCGGGAGTTCGGATTTGACACTGTAGCCTGCGCCTCAACAGGCAACCTCGCCGCTAGCGTGGCTGCTCATGCCGCTCAGGCAAATATGAAGTCCTATGTTTTCGTTCCCTCTGATGTGGAGCAGGGCAAGCTGGTGGGAATAGCAATCTATAACCCGGTTTTGATAGCGGTTGACGGGAGCTATGACGATGTCAACCGCCTATGCACCAAGGTGGCGGAGAGATATAACTGGGGTTTCATCAATATCAACCTCCGCCCCTACTACGCTGAGGGAAGTAAGACACTAGCGTATGAGGTGGCAGAGCAGTTGGGATGGCGTGCCCCGCAGTGCGTGGTGGCTCCATCCGCTTCGGGTCTCCTCTTTACCAGGATATGGAAGGGCTTGGATGAACTATCTATGCTGGGCTTAATCGAACCGGTTAATACTCATATGTACCTCACACAGGCTGCTGGCTGCTCACCCATTGTCAATGCCTTTGAAGCAGGCTCTCTTCATGTACACCCGGTAAAGCCAAATACCATCGCTAAGTCCATAGCTATTGGAAACCCCGCTGATGGCTATTATGCTTTGAGGGTTGCCAGACAGTCAGGGGGTGCCGCCTGTGCTGTCACCGATGAGGAACTTGTCGCTGGGATGAAGCTCCTGGCTCAAACCGAAGGTATCTTTGCCGAGACTGCGGGCGGCGTGGTGGTGGCAGGGCTGAAGAAGCTTGCGGCTTCAGGGACGATCAAGAAAGACGAGCTAACAGTAGCTTTTATAACCGGCGCCGGACTCAAAACTCAGGAAGTGGTATCAGACGCTGTTAAGCCCCTCATCATCCAGCCCGCCCTCGAGTCCTTTGAGGAGGTACTCGGTGAACGGGTTACAGTTTGA
- a CDS encoding PLP-dependent aspartate aminotransferase family protein, which translates to MRFETLAIHSGREPDPITGALATPIYQTSTFVFKDVGVTRGYDYSRTANPTRKALENCIAELEGGKAGFAFATGMAAETTVMHLLKAGDHVISGDDIYGGTYRLFDEVMKDFGLEFTFLRMDDGERIEDAIRPNTRMIWIETPSNPLLNIVDIEMVVDIARRHNLMTAADNTFLTPYFLRPIEYGVDLVVHSTTKYLNGHCDVVGGAVVTTTDELTDRVQFLLNALGTCASPFDCWLVLRGIKTLPVRMMRHEENAAQVAAYLEKQPKVKKVFYPGLKSHPGHEIAVRQMEGFGSVVSFEIEGGIEAANSFLRSVTIFSLAESLGGVDSLVEHPATMSHASMPEKVRRGVGITDSLIRLSVGLENVDDLIEDLAQALES; encoded by the coding sequence ATGAGATTTGAGACATTGGCCATCCATTCCGGGAGGGAGCCAGACCCTATAACCGGTGCCCTGGCTACACCGATCTACCAGACATCGACCTTTGTATTCAAGGATGTGGGGGTAACAAGGGGCTATGACTACTCCCGAACAGCAAATCCCACCAGGAAGGCACTGGAGAATTGTATTGCTGAACTTGAGGGAGGGAAGGCTGGCTTCGCTTTTGCCACCGGGATGGCTGCGGAGACAACTGTCATGCACCTTCTCAAGGCAGGCGATCACGTGATTTCAGGGGATGATATCTATGGGGGCACTTATAGACTCTTTGACGAGGTAATGAAGGACTTTGGGCTGGAGTTCACCTTCTTAAGAATGGACGATGGGGAAAGGATCGAGGATGCGATAAGGCCCAATACCAGGATGATATGGATAGAAACCCCCTCCAACCCACTACTGAACATCGTTGATATTGAGATGGTGGTTGACATTGCCAGAAGACATAATCTGATGACGGCGGCGGATAATACCTTTCTCACCCCCTATTTCCTGAGACCCATCGAGTACGGCGTCGATCTAGTGGTTCATTCCACGACCAAGTACCTTAACGGGCACTGCGATGTTGTTGGTGGGGCGGTGGTAACCACCACCGATGAATTAACCGATAGGGTTCAGTTTCTTCTTAATGCGCTGGGAACCTGCGCCTCCCCATTCGATTGTTGGCTGGTGCTGAGGGGAATCAAGACCCTTCCGGTGAGGATGATGCGGCATGAGGAGAATGCGGCTCAGGTTGCAGCTTATCTTGAAAAACAACCCAAGGTGAAGAAGGTCTTTTATCCCGGGCTTAAATCACACCCTGGGCATGAGATTGCCGTGAGGCAGATGGAGGGATTTGGCAGCGTGGTCTCTTTTGAAATTGAGGGTGGGATTGAGGCTGCCAATTCATTTCTGAGAAGCGTCACCATCTTCTCCCTGGCAGAGTCCCTTGGCGGTGTCGACTCCCTCGTGGAGCACCCGGCGACCATGAGCCATGCCTCGATGCCAGAAAAGGTGAGAAGGGGCGTAGGGATTACAGATAGTCTAATCAGGCTATCTGTGGGCTTAGAAAACGTTGATGATTTAATTGAGGATTTAGCGCAGGCATTGGAATCCTAG
- the cysE gene encoding serine O-acetyltransferase → MFRTIKEDIQTVTAKDPAARNWVEIIFCYPGVHALWLHRLSHFVWNHNLKFLGRLLSYFNRFLTGIEIHPGARIGRRFFIDHGSGVVIGETAEIGDNVLLYQGVVLGGTSLEKGKRHPTIGDNVVIGASAILLGPIAVGDGARVGANSVVVDSVPPGATVVGVPGRIVGDRKKPIMDLEHGRLPDPVNDTIRLILENQMSLEERLRRIEGLRDLEPVAVGVDLENDRLKIEEVYSDGGRT, encoded by the coding sequence TTGTTTAGAACCATAAAGGAAGATATACAGACAGTTACTGCCAAGGATCCAGCAGCCAGAAACTGGGTAGAAATCATCTTCTGCTATCCTGGAGTGCATGCTTTATGGCTTCATCGCCTGAGCCATTTCGTATGGAACCATAATCTTAAATTTCTCGGACGCCTGCTCTCCTACTTTAATCGCTTTCTAACGGGGATAGAGATCCATCCTGGCGCCAGGATCGGCAGACGATTCTTCATTGATCACGGATCAGGGGTGGTAATCGGGGAGACGGCAGAGATCGGGGATAATGTCCTGCTCTATCAGGGGGTTGTCCTGGGTGGGACTAGCCTGGAAAAGGGGAAACGCCATCCAACCATCGGTGACAATGTGGTTATCGGTGCCTCAGCTATATTACTCGGTCCCATCGCTGTGGGGGATGGGGCTCGTGTTGGTGCCAATTCCGTGGTGGTAGACTCTGTACCCCCAGGGGCTACCGTGGTGGGCGTTCCGGGGCGAATAGTAGGAGATCGTAAAAAGCCGATCATGGATTTGGAACACGGCAGACTGCCGGATCCCGTTAACGATACAATCAGGCTCATCCTAGAGAACCAAATGAGCTTAGAGGAGCGCCTAAGAAGGATAGAGGGCTTAAGAGACCTTGAACCTGTAGCAGTTGGGGTGGACTTAGAAAATGATAGGCTGAAAATCGAGGAGGTATATAGCGATGGAGGGAGAACATAG
- the cysK gene encoding cysteine synthase A — translation MSKIASDITQLIGNTPLVRLNKVTQGLNSEVVAKLESFNPCGSVKDRIGVSMIEAAEKAGLIKGDTVIIEPTSGNTGIALAFVCAARGYRLLLTMPDTMSLERRQLLAAFGAELILTPGAEGMPGAIRRAEELVANNRNYFMPQQFKNPANPQTHRETTAEEIWEDTDGRVDILVSGIGTGGTITGVAEVIKGRKPEFQAIAVEPKDSPVLSGGKPGPHKIQGIGAGFIPEVLRRDLVDEIIQVTNEDAGIMARRLVREEGILAGISSGAATWVALEVARRPENESKLIVVVLPDTGERYLTTWLFQDNTRSIPNI, via the coding sequence ATGTCAAAGATAGCCAGTGATATCACCCAATTAATCGGGAATACACCGCTAGTCAGATTGAACAAGGTGACCCAGGGACTTAATTCAGAAGTTGTGGCAAAGCTGGAGTCGTTTAATCCCTGTGGCAGCGTGAAGGATAGGATCGGTGTCTCCATGATAGAGGCTGCCGAAAAGGCGGGGTTGATCAAAGGAGACACTGTGATCATCGAGCCTACCAGTGGAAACACGGGTATCGCTCTTGCCTTTGTCTGCGCTGCCAGGGGCTACCGATTGCTTCTCACCATGCCCGATACCATGTCCCTGGAGCGCAGGCAGCTTCTGGCAGCTTTCGGGGCAGAGCTGATACTAACCCCGGGAGCCGAGGGAATGCCCGGGGCAATTAGAAGGGCTGAGGAACTGGTGGCCAATAATCGCAACTATTTTATGCCCCAACAGTTTAAAAACCCGGCCAACCCTCAGACCCATCGCGAAACTACCGCTGAGGAGATCTGGGAGGATACCGATGGCAGGGTGGATATCCTGGTTTCCGGTATCGGGACGGGGGGGACCATTACCGGGGTTGCCGAGGTAATCAAGGGGAGGAAGCCGGAGTTTCAAGCTATTGCCGTAGAGCCGAAGGACTCGCCGGTCCTCTCCGGTGGCAAACCTGGCCCCCACAAGATTCAGGGCATTGGTGCCGGATTTATACCTGAAGTACTGAGAAGGGATCTGGTCGATGAGATCATCCAGGTTACCAATGAAGATGCCGGGATAATGGCTCGAAGACTGGTTAGGGAAGAGGGGATCTTAGCTGGCATATCCTCGGGTGCTGCAACGTGGGTTGCGCTTGAGGTGGCCAGGAGGCCGGAAAACGAAAGCAAGCTTATCGTGGTTGTTCTGCCCGACACCGGTGAGCGCTATTTGACTACCTGGCTTTTCCAAGATAATACTCGGTCGATACCGAATATATAG
- a CDS encoding Rrf2 family transcriptional regulator: MKISTKGRYGTRALLDVALHQNESPVQLKVIAQRQQISLHYLEHIIAPLIAVGMLRSTRGVHGGVSLGKPPQEIVLSEVIKVLEGSIAPVECVDDPSVCSRANICAVRDIWAETKKAMAEVLESTTLRDLVERQGEKQKIESAMYYI, translated from the coding sequence ATGAAGATTTCTACTAAGGGGCGATATGGAACCAGGGCTCTCTTAGACGTCGCCCTTCATCAAAATGAAAGCCCGGTGCAATTAAAAGTTATTGCCCAAAGACAGCAGATTTCCCTCCATTACCTGGAGCACATAATTGCTCCTCTTATAGCGGTGGGAATGCTACGGAGCACTCGGGGAGTACACGGTGGGGTCTCACTGGGTAAGCCGCCACAAGAGATAGTATTAAGTGAAGTCATCAAAGTATTGGAAGGTTCAATCGCTCCAGTAGAATGTGTCGATGATCCTAGTGTATGTTCCCGTGCCAATATCTGTGCAGTTCGTGATATCTGGGCAGAGACGAAAAAAGCAATGGCAGAGGTCTTAGAATCAACAACCTTGCGAGATTTGGTTGAGCGGCAAGGGGAAAAGCAGAAGATCGAATCCGCAATGTATTACATATAA
- a CDS encoding 4Fe-4S binding protein, translated as MIKVAFRKAALVIGLLQREADRVVKMPVIDLEKCNGCGLCISVCKCGVIVLVNNIVTIIRKERCIHCNRWCAQCEDVCPTGAISYPFEIVIEER; from the coding sequence ATGATAAAAGTCGCATTCCGCAAGGCGGCTCTGGTGATAGGATTACTACAGAGAGAGGCCGATAGAGTGGTTAAAATGCCGGTAATCGACTTAGAAAAGTGTAACGGATGTGGTTTGTGTATAAGTGTATGCAAATGTGGAGTCATAGTACTGGTTAATAACATTGTAACTATAATACGAAAAGAAAGGTGCATTCACTGCAACCGATGGTGTGCTCAATGCGAAGACGTGTGCCCTACCGGAGCGATAAGCTACCCCTTTGAAATAGTTATCGAGGAGCGCTAG